Proteins encoded in a region of the Xylocopa sonorina isolate GNS202 chromosome 11, iyXylSono1_principal, whole genome shotgun sequence genome:
- the Rps8 gene encoding ribosomal protein S8, which produces MGISRDHWHKRRATGGKRKPIRKKRKFELGRPAANTKLGARRVHTVRTRGGNKKYRALRLDTGNFSWGSECTTRKTRIIDVVYNASNNELVRTKTLVKNAIVTIDATPFRQWYEGHYVLPLGRKRGAKLTEAEEEVLNKKRSKKAEAKYKARQRFAKVEPALEEQFATGRVLACIASRPGQCGRADGYILEGKELEFYMRKIKSKKAK; this is translated from the exons ATGG GTATTTCTCGCGATCATTGGCATAAAAGGCGAGCAACTGGTGGAAAACGGAAACCTATCCGTAAGAAGAGGAAATTCGAATTGGGACGTCCAGCTGCAAATACAAAACTTGGAGCTCGACGTGTTCACACG GTTCGTACAAGAGGTGGGAACAAAAAATATAGAGCTCTTCGTTTGGATACAGGAAACTTTTCGTGGGGCTCGGAATGTACTACAAGAAAAACACGTATTATCGATGTTGTTTATAATGCATCAAATAATGAATTGGTGAGAACTAAGACTCTTGTAAAGAATGCAATTGTGACCATTGATGCAACACCTTTCAGACAATGGTATGAAGGTCATTATGTTTTACCACTGGGTCGTAAACGAGGCGCTAAATTG acCGAAGCTGAGGAAGAAGTTTTAAACAAAAAACGTTCAAAAAAGGCAGAAGCAAAGTATAAAGCAAGACAACGATTTGCCAAAGTTGAACCTGCTTTAGAAGAACAATTTGCCACAGGTCGTGTACTTG CGTGTATAGCAAGTAGGCCTGGACAGTGCGGGCGAGCTGATGGTTATATACTTGAAGGAAAAGAACTTGAATTTTATATGAGAAAAATTAAAAGTAAAAAAGCTAAATAA
- the Zmynd8 gene encoding zinc finger MYND-type containing 8 yields the protein MTSAETQKNFVNLSQPENSLTSELKKENEQLISAEEEQNSTDTINKRKCKIANTNVKDNIKDAPDIINCDQNKNKDEEDVIIVDNKKEVKCSINKTECIQNAGNSEVIPSASENDLKTSKNENVRETVVKSENNLKRTRRSYITQEVPDVLLEETSSRSKRKKKTTNDRFCWRCHKESVEAHCSACPRSWHRKCIGMQQSTIQNWICGECAAILRAENAETRSTAMAQLSIDQLCLLLKHVVARIREHPGSEPFWKPVELSEAPNYLEYVVKPMDLSLLESNVRAKLYGSTDAFMADAKWIQHNCIVFNTCGGVYTDTSKLTNAAKQIIKLARQEVSEIEACPDCYAHGRNLPRPQPAWFIEPCRRPHPLVWAKLKGFPFWPAKAMPRINSQGFVDVRFFGEHDRAWVSPRDLYLYSEDPPVPLPRKRKLDMEECVREITRHCRKLELVFGQFKFAPPRVQYNPHDPMQIKLMLPNYDPIQSNNCVPAQLLTSKKATFFKKRFNAKTNLQSDSEKTENSDTENKVSNEFNSTAKRIKIEKKSFEIIQESDKALLKANSVAVTSGNSNESTENQSKEYTQIDGNVSVNSKLQMEEDMKPSTSKSNTSNKNSENSNAVKQHEVNKQNKVMSKQNNKPKNVVNANIKSVGNLSKQNIVTFPKKNTVNDVPTSKRECLFKANINKEDTSQNALNLQRNNFKNTKSTLKVYKPKTRIVDKMKAEKALNSITTEQTKKTNMIESTISAKQQDNSISLKDNSENCRNNNLISAVLMPTHKMPVDIDTDGSVNIHKKNVKDQSLTLLFVVNDDTRNAVKKSTDDLIVKNEKRNDVSVEIKPSLKDSSQALHQQTKESKARKSFSNKNRNCLQHAPRSSMNTLSSSIDSIINIPVNKAENYVEYQMIPPEAGPVSARLYYGAQDLARKMAKLMEEAYKEAAQENENGKSGTVSENHQATVHFLRLQIERMRWQHEQQLAELKHNTDRILREVKTSFEAERLRAIEETRREVEEEKLRCIEEIKRKQWCAMCGREALFYCCWNTAYCDYPCQQSHWPMHMRTCAQKPSFTTIVTNSSTNSNLQQNHYIKVKNPADRIYELSHAKLNKISTSLLLSCSKTEENTS from the exons ATGACATCAGCAGAGACTCAGAAGAATTTTGTGAATTTGTCACAGCCGGAAAATTCATTAACATctgaattaaaaaaagaaaatgaacaGTTAATAAGTGCTGAGGAAGAACAGAATTCTACTGATACCATTAATAAGAGAAAGTGTAAAATTGCTAATACAAATGTGAAAGATAACATTAAAGATGCACCAGACATTATAAATTGTgatcaaaataaaaataaagatgAGGAGGATGTAATTATTGTAGACAATAAGAAAGAAGTAAAATGTAGTATAAATAAAACAGAATGTATACAGAATGCAGGAAATTCAGAGGTAATTCCTTCTGCTTCTGAGAATGATTTAAAGACGagtaagaatgaaaatgtaagAGAAACTGTAGTTAAAAGTGAAAATAATCTAAAAAGGACAAGACGGAGTTATAT TACTCAAGAAGTACCAGATGTACTTTTAGAGGAAACTAGTTCAAGAagtaaaagaaagaagaaaactaCAAATGATAGATTTTGTTGGCGGTGTCACAAAGAATCTGTAGAAGCGCATTGTAGCGCATGTCCTAGATCATGGCATCGAAAGTGTATAGGAATGCAACAATCAACTATTCAAAATTGGATCTGTGGAGAGTGTGCAGCAATTTTGCGTGCCGAAAATGCAGAAACACGTTCTACAGCTATGGCACAATTATCCATTGATCAGTTATGCTTATTATTGAAACATGTTGTTGCGAGGATCAGAGAACATCCTGGT TCAGAACCATTTTGGAAACCAGTCGAACTTTCTGAAGCTCCAAATTACTTAGAATATGTGGTAAAACCAATGGATTTGAGTCTTCTGGAATCGAATGTTCGGGCAAAGCTATATGGTAGTACGGACGCATTCATGGCAGATGCTAAATGGATACAACATAATTGTATTGTATTTAATACAT GTGGAGGTGTATACACTGATACATCTAAATTAACAAATGCTGCAAAGCAGATTATTAAATTAGCACGTCAGGAGGTATCAGAAATTGAAGCATGCCCCGATTGTTATGCTCATGGTAGAAACTTACCGAGACCGCAGCCAGCGTGGTTTATCGAACCATGTCGTCGACCTCATCCACTTGTATGGGCTAAATTGAAGGGCTTTCCATTTTGGCCAGCAAAAGCTATGCCTCGAATAAATTCTCAAGGGTTTGTAGATGTGCGTTTTTTTGGTGAACACGATCGAGCATGGGTTTCACCACGAGATTTATACTTATACTCGGAAGATCCACCTGTTCCATTACCACGAAAGAGGAAGCTAGATATGGAAGAGTGCGTTAGAGAAATTACTCGCCATTGTCGAAAACTTGAGCTTGTCTTTGGTCAATTTAAATTCGCCCCTCCTAGAGTACAATACAATCCGCATGATCCAATGCAAATAAAACTAATGTTACCAAATTATGATCCTATTCAGTCTAACAACTGTGTACCTGCACAGCTCCTTACATCAAAGAAGGCAACATTTTTCAAAAAACGGTTCAATGCTAAAACAAATTTACAAAGTGATTCAGAGAAAACGGAAAATTCTGACActgaaaataaagtatcaaatgaatttaactCAACTGCTAAGCGGATTAAAATTGAAAAGAAATCATTTGAAATAATACAAGAAAGTGATAAAGCTCTTCTAAAAGCCAATTCAGTCGCAGTTACAAGTGGTAATTCAAATGAATCAACGGAAAATCAAAGTAAAGAGTATACACAAATTGATGGAAATGTATCGGTGAACTCCAAGCTGCAGATGGAAGAAGATATGAAACCAAGTACAAGTAAAAGTAATACGAGTAACAAAAATAGTGAAAATAGTAATGCAGTGAAACAGCACGAGGTGAACAAACAAAATAAAGTAATGTCGAAACAAAATAACAAACCTAAAAATGTAGTGAACGCTAATATAAAATCTGTTGGGAATTTATCAAAGCAAAATATAGTAACGTTTCCAAAAAAGAATACGGTAAATGATGTTCCAACATCTAAAAGGGAATGTCTTTTTAAAGCGAATATTAATAAAGAAGATACTAGCCAAAATGCATTAAATTTGCAGAGGAACAATTTTAAAAACACTAAAAGCACGTTAAAAGTTTATAAACCAAAAACCAGAATAGTCGATAAAATGAAAGCTGAAAAAGCTTTAAACTCTATCACAACTGAACAAACTAAAAAAACAAATATGATAGAATCAACAATTTCAGCTAAACAACAGGACAATTCAATATCATTGAAAGATAATTCTGAAAACTGtagaaataataatttaatatcaGCTGTTTTAATGCCTACCCATAAGATGCCAGTCGATATCGATACCGATG GTAGTGTTAATATTcataaaaaaaatgttaaagATCAATCCCTAACGCTACTTTTTGTTGTAAACGATGATACACGTAATGCGGTAAAAAAATCAACCGATGATTTAATTGTCAAgaatgaaaaaagaaacgacGTGTCTGTTGAAATTAAACCGAGCTTAAAGGACTCGTCACAGGCATTGCATCAACAGACAAAAGAAAGCAAGGCCAGAAAATCATTTTCTAATAAAAATCGTAATTGTTTGCAACATGCTCCGCGTTCGTCAATGAATACACTGTCCAGTTCAATAGACTCTATTATTAATATACCTGTTAATAAAGCTGAAAATTATGTCGAATATCAAATGATACCACCAGAAGCAGGACCTGTTAGTGCTCGTTTGTATTATGGTGCTCAAGATTTAGCCAGAAAAATGGCTAAACTAATGGAAGAAGCATACAAAGAAGCTGCGCAGGAGAATGAAAATGGTAAAAGTGGTACTGTATCCGAAAATCATCAGGCAACAGTTCATTTCTTAAGATTACAAATAGAACGTATGAGGTGGCAACATGAACAGCAATTAGCCGAGTTGAAACACAATACTG ACAGGATATTACGAGAAGTGAAAACAAGTTTTGAAGCTGAACGATTACGTGCTATCGAAGAAACACGTAGAGAAGTCGAAGAAGAGAAGCTAAGATGTATCGAAGAAATCAAACGCAAACAGTGGTGTGCAATGTGTGGCAGAGAAGCATTATTTTATTGTTGTTGGAATACTGCATATTGTGATTATCCTTGTCAGCAATCACATTGGCCAATGCATATGAGAACTTGCGCGCAGAAACCGTCATTCACTACTATTGTTACCAATTCCTCTACAAATTCAAATCTACAGCAG AACCATTACATCAAAGTAAAGAATCCTGCTGATAGGATATATGAATTATCTCATGCTAAACTTAACAAGATATCTACATCTCTGTTACTGTCTTGCTCTAAGACCGAAGAAAATACATCTTAA